A part of Papilio machaon chromosome 11, ilPapMach1.1, whole genome shotgun sequence genomic DNA contains:
- the LOC106714327 gene encoding estradiol 17-beta-dehydrogenase 2, with amino-acid sequence MAAGDVTRRASITAPSMHRRPSARRGSLIKNPQTQSQEVPWDIIDRCALPIVLCHALAVVLSALLNAMHLSQISVFTLFLWFSISVTGSLWFYHNLQLRSDVCVGGLQVSPMEMGESTCLTYIVIFLCYQVTAAGKAVLVTGCDNVLGNALARRLDDLGYHVFAGFQNKAGNIDADMLKEDCSGRLHTLQLDITSETQILSASLYIVDHLPEGAQGLWAIVNCESWCALGELEWVPFSVIRRAMEVNLLGKFNVL; translated from the exons ATGGCTGCGGGCGACGTGACGCGGCGCGCCTCTATCACAGCGCCGTCCATGCACCGCCGGCCGTCCGCGCGCCGCGGCTCTCTCATCAAGAACCCACAAACACAATCACAG GAAGTTCCGTGGGATATAATAGACCGCTGCGCGCTACCCATCGTGCTGTGCCATGCGCTCGCCGTCGTGCTCTCGGCGTTGCTCAATGCGATGCACCTCAGTCAGATATCCGTCTTCACGCTCTTCCTCTGGTTCTCTATATCCGTTACCGGTTCACTCTGGTTTTACCATAACTTACAG CTGCGATCGGATGTCTGCGTAGGTGGGCTACAGGTGAGCCCAATGGAGATGGGGGAAAGCACAT GTTTAACTTATATTGTGATATTTCTTTGTTACCAGGTAACAGCTGCTGGGAAGGCTGTACTTGTAACTGGTTGTGACAATGTACTGGGCAATGCACTTGCGCGTCGTCTTGACGATCTCGGCTACCACGTGTTTGCTGGCTTTCAGAATAAGGCTGGCAACATCGACGCCGATATGCTTAAAGAAGACTGCTCCGGACGCTTACATACCTTGCAACTTGATATCACGTCTGAAACTCAG ATATTGTCAGCGTCCTTGTATATCGTGGACCACTTACCAGAGGGCGCGCAGGGTCTGTGGGCAATAGTCAACTGCGAATCCTGGTGCGCACTCGGTGAACTAGAATGGGTACCTTTTTCAGTCATCCGTAGAGCTATGGAAGTTAACTTATTAGGTAAGTTCAATGTTCTTTAA